The stretch of DNA tttgtaaataaggtatttctgttttttatttttaatacatttgcaaaacttaataaaaaacagttttcactttgtcattatggggtactgtgtgtagattgctgaggattttttcttcttcatttaagccattttagaataaggttgtaacgtaacaaaatgtggaaaaagtcaaggggtctgaatactttccaaggcactgtatatctaggCATTGTATATCTAGGCAATACATTTAAAGTCGATGGAAAGTCTCTCCTAAGTAAGTCAAAACCATTCACTCATCAGTCATCTGCTTTTCTCTTTCCTTCACAGACCATGAAGATGGAGACAGATGTATTTAACCCTTCCCACACTGCAGAGCTCCAATTCCTCAGGTCACGGGTTCGGGAACTGGAGAAAGAGAAGGCCGAAATGGCGGCTGAAAACCAATGGCTGCAAAACATGCTAGTAAAGGGTGAGGATGAGTAAGGTCAATACAGTTTTATAATTCACCTGCTCTAAATTGATCACTTTCCCTCATGCGTGTTCCTTCTTAACTTTGTGGTGTCATCCCTCAGAAATCCCTGACCTGCTGTCTACCATGTGGCAGAACTTGGGCCAAGCCAACCACCCCCCCCACCCAGCAGTGTCCCCACAGGCTGTCTCCACAGCAATAGTGAGGGGCGAgagctacacatacacacaccactctgTGTCAGGACACTCTGGCCAAGGGTTCAGTCCCCCACTTCATCATCAGCCCATGTCCAACCGCTCAGCTATGACTCAGGACGACGTGAATGGAAGCATGTCAAACTTTGGACCCGAGATGGCCATCAGTGAGCACAGTGTGGACGGAGACTTAGAGCTGAGTGACATCACAGAGGACGACGACCCTCACAGCTCTCTGTTTGGCTCAGCAGCCGACCTACCCGGGATGAGGACATGCTCAGAGACACACTGTGTTAGTGGGACTGGCCATGTAAGGAAACCTGCTGTTCATTCCAGATAAAAACAGATTGTTAACGTAGCCACCATTAACATATCGAGACCTTGGGACTATATGGTCCTATCTAAAATGTTTGTCTAAAATGAGTTAGTCACATAATGGAGCTTTAGATAGTTCTACATATGTCTGAGAAGTTAGTAAAAATGTGAAATATGAAAAACTAGAAACCCATTTGAACTTGGCGctgtaaggttctatctgcagTCCAATCACAAGCCTGAACAAATACAGACGGACCAATCGGAACACGTCTTTGCCTTCTCCCTCTAAGTATTGTTCAGTGAAGACCATAATATTTCTGAGGATCGTAATACATTTCTTATATATTTGATGTGTCTGACTATCTTGGTAAAATTGTGTTATTTTATCATTAATCTATTCAAATAGCTACAGTTTTCTTAAAAACTGAACTTGTCTAATTCAGAAGTGTCTTTATATAGCCTTATTGAACCCAGATTGACATTTAAAGAGCCAGAAGGTTCTATATGCAGTTGCACCCCCCTCTCAGGATTTTGATACTCTGCACTTTAGGTACCTTTAAGGTGAGGACCTTAATGAGTTATGAAAGAATAATTCactacaaaacagttctgagatctgggacGTGAAAAATGTGATGCTCAATATCTCTAACTATGCTTTGCGCAGATAGAACCAAATAGTCCCAAGGACAATGGGTTTTGATTCTGATCACAACTGTCTCCCAATTGGCTGTGCAGGTAAACCAGGTGGAGGTATACCCAAGTTCCGGCGTCTTCTGTGAAATGCGGTCTTGGCATGCAGCCAATCAGACGCAGTCTCCCACGGCGATGGCGCGCACTCTGTTGCTGGGCGTGTTCGACATGGACACCCTGCTGAACAGCAACCTGCGAGGGGGGCGGAGCCGCAGACCAACCTTCCCCAACCACCACACCGCCCTGGATCCACACAAGCTCAACGCCATCTACAGTAAGTGATTACCTGATCCTCAGCCTTACAAACAACCTTTACCACCTTACTTTGTATTTTTCTCCAATTTCACTTGGTCATTCATTGGGGAGTGAAAGCACTCACCTTCTCGATCATTAGAAAGATACggtggggtctgaaatgattgacacctgTAATAAAGATGATcagtaatgactgtataaaataaataattcaaataataattcaaatagcgatattgtatgctccaaaaattGGGATATTATATTACTTTAAACTCATACAATTGCTCAGAAAGGTAGGGATCGAAATTATTGGCACCACTAAACATTCTTATAAGTAAAGTAGTCCaaaagtttgtagtcacaagttTGTAGTCATTGCGTATTAGGAATATGGGACAAAATaccaaacttgttggatgcatttgttgtTCATTTTGactgtgtttcagattattttgtacccagcagaattgaattctaaataatgtattgtcattttggagtcacttttattataaataagaatagaatgtgttTCTAAATAATtcaacattaatgtggatgctaccatgttgATTATAGGTAatttacagagggtcaaagatcatacccccaagacatgctaacctctcaccattaccaataacaggggagattagcattttatatcatacctccaagacatgctaacctctcaccattaccaaNNNNNNNNNNNNNNNcaccattaccaataacaggggaggttagcattttatatcatacctccaagacatgctaacctctcaccattaccaataacaggggaggttagcatgtcttggaggtatgatctttgacccataaggggcacgtgccccctcagatttgtcatgttgaaaaatatatgtacagtatataattattatttgttgttgttgtttctctgtactACTACttgccacctagcaattttatgaagttggctttagctaggcCCGATAGGTttccaatctcccaacctcataataTATATTTAGGGGTGTCAATTATTTTGACCCCTGCCTTTTTGAGCAAAACAATTATTACTTGGACCAATGGAAGccggtccaatgcagccgtttttatctcaatattaaatcatttctaggtaacaatgaagtaccgtactgtgattgttttaaattaaaatgataaaaaagggagaaaaaatagcttcttaggaaAGAGAGATTTCTCAATCAAGAAttttgcttggactgtctgggggtggtctgagtgggaagggtaaactgaaaactagctgttatttgcagagaggaatggagctctctttcttattgatctattaactaatttaatgcctggtgatatcaccaggcaggccaaaaccccATCTGACAacaacaggctgacatttcaggcttttcaaacagctcttatactaaaagggaattatcatcattttcacaatttcacagtattatatcAACCTCCGTAGTGTGGAAATAACACTTCCATTaacaagtaaccaaaaaagctaGGCCAAAACATAACTGTTGAGGTTaattatatatactgaacaaaactataaacacaacatgcaacaatttcaaagattttactgagttacaattcatataaggaaatcagtgtattcaaataaattcattaggccctaatctatggatttcacctgactgggcagaggtgcagccatgggtgggccttggagggcataggcccacccacttgggattAGTTCttacccacaaaagggctttattacagacagaaatagtcctcagcaccccccaccccccttcagacgatcccgcagggaAGAAGCTGGatgcggaggtcctgggctggcgtggttacacgtggtctgtggttgtgaggccagttggacgtactgccaaattctctaaaacgacattggaggcagcttatggtagagaaattaacattaaattctctggcaacagctctggtggacgttcctgcagtcagaatgccaaataagctttttgtgtgtagggaacatttctgggatttgtttaatttcagctcatgaaacatggggccaacactttacatgttgcgtttatatttttgttcagagtatataaaacacaggaaaatcacgttttgGACTGTACAAACAAAGTATTTTTCTCTGAGCAGTTGCATTACTATAAAATTATATAGTTCCACAATtttttttagcatacaatatagctcagtatttttatgaattattttatACCGTcattatctttatcaagggtgtcaataactCTGGACCCCACTATATCTCactgatacagttgaagtagcATCCCAAAACTGAATCATTTACACATGCATTATTAGGTTGCGCTTGAGTGCTGTGCCACcgtaattcaataaaaaaaagtgaaacaTGATTTAGAGAGGATGAGGattgagagggtgtgtgtgccgGAGGCGGCCGGGCCCATTTCCGATCCAGTAAGCCCCCTTCATTCATCATCATTTTGTTTTTAATGGCCTGACAGCTCTGGCAGGGCTGAAAAACGGCTGTGTTCCTTACTGTCACTCCTGAGCCGTCCTCCCTCCTCCAACTGTTGTTGTGctgttgctctctccctccacagatGCCACTCTAGCCCGCTTCCCATTGGCCAGGAAGGGACAAATTGGCACCGGCATCAACTCCAAGCTGTCTGAGATCCGGTTCCGATCCAGGAGAGCCAACCGGGACCCCAGTTATCTATGAAGGACTGTTCCTGCCCACACACCCAGTTGTATCAAATCAACATTTTAGTTCTCGTATTTTATCACATTAACCGTTCAACTGTATCAGTATATGAGTACATGTGCGTGCAGAATGTCTTGCCtatgaatttttccacattggcTTAAACATTGGCTTCTGCTGGAGGTTCTGTGGAAGAGAATGGTAAAAGGACTCAAAAGATGGGCTAATGATAGAGGAAGGATTCAAAGCCAGTGGAACAACGTACATAAGAACCGGCTTTGATGGTTAAATCCCCACTCTGTCGCCGACCAACCATTCGTAAACCACACATGTGAACGATCCCCTGGGTAGTCTCTCTGACTGACAGAGATGCATAGATCCAGGACTGCTGATCCGTGTGTGACCAACCAGTGGAGGACCGGAGGCTTCAGTCATGTCTTACCAGACAGACGCCTCTCTGTCGTTGACCTCTACCCATCTAGACAAAGGAGGCAAGAGGGGATTGGAGGGAGGCCAAACTATATTTCTCCATTGATTTCTCTGATCCTAGGCATTAAGCTCACTCCAAAAGCTCCATTACCACCCCCAGGTCCCCTCTGCACCCTCTCCCTCCAATCCTCTCCTTCCGCCTGAGAGGAGAATCAATTTGTGGCCCCCGCCCACCCAGCCTTCCCTGGAGGTGTCACAGCTCCCCATGCCTAATGGACCCACAGGTACTCCGAGCCTCCAGGAGGATGACAGAAGAAATTCATTCATCTTAAAGGACTTAAACAGTGTGTCATTCTCCCCAAGTTCACCATGTCCACAGAGCCCACATGAAGAGAACATGACTGGGGATTTGGCCTGATGCATATATGAGGTATTGGATTAGATGTAACCGTTGGTAATGAGGAACGGTCAAGTTGTTATTTTATATCCGGTCATGTCTGATGTTCAAGATGTTGAATGTTTGATGAGAATGCATTAAAAGGCTGCTGTTTTTCATTGCCCTTCATGTTGTCTCCCTCTAGTCATCGGAACGATTTGAGAAATTACACATTAACCAATTGCTTAAAAGCTACTTAGTTTTTCGgtaaatgagaaagagagaggagaagatgataGGCAATGAATCACTAGCCCATTGATAAATTGAAATATCCATTACGGTGGTCCACCTACTGGGCACACCACTTCATTTCAACGTGAAGAATTGGATATTATTTGGTTGATACGTTGATCAACGATATTACTACCTATTTTCAACcattcaaaaagacagccaaaagtttgttgaattcctaataagttatcactatgctttcaaccatcttaaagtacaaccaaattccaatggaaaatcaATGTCTATTTTTTGGTTCAGTTGTCACCTAAATGTGTTATcgctatgctttcaaccattttaaaagcacaacaaagttcaaatgggaatacagtgtcctattttgtttatttatacaacaacttaatgtgttatcactgtgcttcattgaatagcacaaccaaatgacacGGATTGCAATTGAGATTATTGAAGTACACGGTGTGCAGTGCAgaatgcagtggctgtacagtaacgcTATACATGACttcagagctcagggtctccgCTTCACAGCGGTCTTGACAGACAATCtctctgaacttgagcaccgcgcAGAAGTTGCCCTTATCCCTCCCGCTAATTTGGCTACTTTTGCAAACTTTTTGTTGTCTgaatgagggaaatgctgtaaattacgaGGActtgatgtacactgagtgtacaaaacaggaac from Salvelinus sp. IW2-2015 linkage group LG25, ASM291031v2, whole genome shotgun sequence encodes:
- the LOC111951609 gene encoding uncharacterized protein isoform X1 is translated as MQEMPEPQPSKCEGERNQECILQQRIETVSIGNRTMKMETDVFNPSHTAELQFLRSRVRELEKEKAEMAAENQWLQNMLVKEIPDLLSTMWQNLGQANHPPHPAVSPQAVSTAIVRGESYTYTHHSVSGHSGQGFSPPLHHQPMSNRSAMTQDDVNGSMSNFGPEMAISEHSVDGDLELSDITEDDDPHSSLFGSAADLPGMRTCSETHCVSGTGHVNQVEVYPSSGVFCEMRSWHAANQTQSPTAMARTLLLGVFDMDTLLNSNLRGGRSRRPTFPNHHTALDPHKLNAIYNATLARFPLARKGQIGTGINSKLSEIRFRSRRANRDPSYL
- the LOC111951609 gene encoding uncharacterized protein isoform X2, coding for MQEMPEPQPSKCEGERNQECILQQRIETTMKMETDVFNPSHTAELQFLRSRVRELEKEKAEMAAENQWLQNMLVKEIPDLLSTMWQNLGQANHPPHPAVSPQAVSTAIVRGESYTYTHHSVSGHSGQGFSPPLHHQPMSNRSAMTQDDVNGSMSNFGPEMAISEHSVDGDLELSDITEDDDPHSSLFGSAADLPGMRTCSETHCVSGTGHVNQVEVYPSSGVFCEMRSWHAANQTQSPTAMARTLLLGVFDMDTLLNSNLRGGRSRRPTFPNHHTALDPHKLNAIYNATLARFPLARKGQIGTGINSKLSEIRFRSRRANRDPSYL